CCGCGAGAGTGAGGCCCTTCGCCTTGCGCATTTCGCGCACTCGGGTTCCGATGGTCTCCAGGATCACGCTCACGCCCAACTCAGCGGGAGCTTCAGTGCTAACGTCGACCATGAATCCGATCCTCCGTGGAACGATGGGGTGAATTCAGTATAGTTAAGAAATTCACTGAGTCAACAGTTCTGCCAGAGATCATCCGGGGTTGTCGGTGAAGGCCTGCTTCGGCACGAACATGAGCAGCACGGCCGCGACCAGCGCCGTGACGCCGCAGACGATCCACACGGTCATGTAGCCGGACAGCGATCCTGCGGTCGCATCGGCGGCGGATGCTCCGGTGCCCACCACGCCGTTCAGCAGCGCGATGCCGAACACGCACGACGCGATCGCGCCGCCGACGGTCTTGACGGAGTTGGTAAGTCCGGTCGCGACACCGGTCTGGGTCGAGGGAGCGGCGGATGCTGCCGCGGCGGGCAACGCGGCCACGAGCGCCCCCGAACCGAGGCCGACGATCACCATGTTGATGATCACCTGCAGGTACGTGCCGTGCAGCGGCAGGAACAACATGAATCCGATGCCGACGAGCGTGGACGCACCCATGAGGGTCAGCCGAGGAGCGGTGAGGCGTGCGATCACCGGGAACAGCAGTGCGCCGGCGATCATCGCGATCAGGTAGATGCCGATGATCAGCGAGGTCGCGAATCCGGTCGTACCGAGGCCGTAGCCGTACACGGCCGGGTCGGTGCGCGCGAAGGTCGACAGCGGCGCCTGCGCGCCGAGCACGCTCACCCCGAACAGGCCCGCGGTGAGGAACACCGGCCCGAGCGCCGGCGAGCGGAACATGCGCACGTCGATCACCGGGTCGTCGTGCTTCAACTCCCACCGCACGAACGGGATCACCAGCAGGATGCCGAGCACGACTACGCCCCACGACCAGACGCTCGTCAATCCACCGGGCAGACGCAGCAGGCTGAGTCCACCGGTGAAGGCGATCAGCGCCACCGAGATCAGCGAGATGCCGACCGTGTCGAGGCGTCCGCCGGTCAGTTCAGGCGACTCCTTCACCCCGAACAGGATCACGAAGAAGCAGACGACGATCAGCACCGCGGGCACCAGCAGCACGAGCCACAGCGGCAGGATGTCGATGAGCGCCCCACCGGCGAGCGCGCCGATGATCGCGCCCGCCTCGAGCGCGGCGACGAGCATGCCCGCCGCCCTGGCCGTGATCACCGACCGGCCCTCCATCCGCCGCGAGCGCGACCAGATCAGCGCGATCTCCAACGGCAGCCACACCACGTAGAAGCCCATCAGCGCCCAGCCGATCAGGAACACGAGGAAGGAGTCGGTGAACGGCAGCACCAGCGCCGCGGCCGCGGTGAGCGCGGTCGAGACCAGCAGCATCCGCTTGTGCCCGATCATGTCGCCGAGCTTCGCGAACGCCGGCACGACGAGCGCCGAGAGCATCAACTGCGTCCCCTCGAGCCAGTTCACGTCGGCGTCGTGGATACCCAAGTGCCGGGCGATGTCGGTGAGCATGGGCGTGTAGTACCCCTGCAGCACTCCGCTGGTGAACTCGACGAAGGCGAGGAAGCCGACCACTGCGGCGAGCGCGCCGAAGGTCGTCTTGCGAAGGGCATCGGTGCGCGTCATCGCGCCTCCATCTCGGGGCAGAGCAGTACCGGGTCAGCTCACTGTAGTCGTTCGATCAGCGCGCGATGGAACCGCTCCCCGCGCTCGAGGGCGGCGATCTCCACGCTCTCGTCGACGCCGTGGATCGACGCGCGCTGCGCGCTCGACATCTCCAGCGGCGCGAAGCGGTACACAGCGGGCGAGAAGCGATGGAAGTGCCGAGAGTCGGTGGCGGCCATCATCACGTACGGCACGGCGGGGACCCCCGGATGCGAGACGCTCAGCGCCTCTTCGAGCAGTGCGAACGGAGCCCCATCGGTCGCCGACTCCGGTGAGGGCTCACTGCCCTCGAGCACCTCGATGCCGACGAGCGGGTCGGCGATGCGATCGCGCACCCGCAGCACGGTCGCATCGACGGTCTCCCCCAGCGCGATGCGCACATTGACGGTCGCGGATGCCTGTGAGGGGATGACGTTGGCGGCGGTTCCGCCGGACTGCATGGTCGCGGCGACCGTCGTGCGCACCAGCGCGGCGGGCTCGCCGCCGAGCCTCGCGAACACCCGCGCGGTGAGCGCCGGCATCCGACTCAGAACGCCGAGTCCGATACCGGCAAGACCGGGGGTGCGAGCGCTGAACTGCGCCAGCATCCGGCTGATCGCCTGCGGCGCCCGGGCTGGGAACATCGACGGATCCAGCCGGTTCACCGCGCGCGCGATGCGGCGGACGGCGGTCTGAGTGGGAGGCGTGGAGGCGTGACCGCCGTCTCCGCGCGCGGACAGGCGCAGAGTCACGACGCCCTTCTCCCCCACCCCGATCATGGCCGCGCTGCCGGGCACGAACGGCAGTGGTGAATCCACCACTGCGCCGCCTTCGTCCACGACAAGCCAGGGGGTGATGCCGCGTTCACGGAAGGCCTCCGAGATGGCCAGCGCCGCGCCGCCGAACGTCTCCTCGTTGCCGCCGAACGACAGGTAGACGTCGCGCGCGGGCACGAAGCCATCGGTGAGCAGGTTCTCGACCGCCTCGATCACGACGATCAGCGGCCCCTTGTCGTCCAGGGCTCCGCAGCCGTACACCGACCCGTCCGCGATGCGCCCCTCGAAAGGCGGGTAGTTCCACGGGTCGGACTCGTCGACCGGCACGACGTCGTAGTGCGCCATCAGCACGAGAGGATCGGATGCGGGTTCGCGTCCGGCCCAGTGGAACAGCAGCCCGAGGTCGGTGTGCCGCTCCAGGGCGAGGTGCTCGTGCACCAGCGGATACTGCGCGGCGAGCAGCCGCACGAACGCGTCGAACGGCTCGAGCCCGCGCTGCTCGAGCTCGGCCGAGACAGTGGGCAACTGGATCATCTGCGACAGTCGCGCTGCGATCCCCGGGCGGACGGTGCTCATCCGATCAGCCTATTGCGGAAGAATGGACCGGTGAGTCTGTTCGCCTTCGCGCCGCCCCGTGGTCCTGCCTGGCAGATCGGCCTCCAGGCCGGCGTCAGCATGACCGTGCCGATCGTCCTGATGACGATCCTCGGGAACCCGCAGCTCGGCTACATCGCCGGCTCCGGTGCGTTCGTCGCCCTGTTCGGCCGCGCTTTCCCCGTTGTCGAGCGGGCGCGCGTGCTCCTGTTCATCACCGCCGGCCTGATCGTCAGCGGGGTGCTCGGCGTCGCCGTGGCGCACTCGCCCCTGCTCGTCAACGTCGGCATCGTGGTCGTCGCGATCGTGGCTGCGGGACTGTGCTTCGGCTACCGGATCGGAGTGCCCGGTCCGCTGTTCTTCATGATCACCTTCGGGCTCTCTGCGACGGTGATGCGCGCGGCTCCGATCGCCCCGTCCACGTACGTGCTGGCTTTCGTGGCAGGGTGCGTGTTCGCCTATCTCGTGACGCTGGCGCCTCTCGTGCGCGCCGCGGATCGCGCCGTGACCGCACGACCGATCCGAGAGCTGATGCCCGGCCCGGCGTGGGGTGCGGATTCCAGGATGCTGGTGCTGCGTGTGGCGATCGTCGCGGCGCTGGGCGTGCTGATCGGGATCTTCCTGGATACGGATCGCGCGTACTGGATCGCCGGGGCGGCGATCGCGGTGATCGGCCTCACTGCGGACCGGCGCGTCGCCATGCAACGGGCCATGCACCGGATGCTGGGGACGATCGTCGGCGCCGGCGTGTACGTGCTGCTGTCGCTGCTGCATCCGTCGGG
Above is a genomic segment from Microbacterium sp. W4I4 containing:
- a CDS encoding FUSC family protein, translated to MSLFAFAPPRGPAWQIGLQAGVSMTVPIVLMTILGNPQLGYIAGSGAFVALFGRAFPVVERARVLLFITAGLIVSGVLGVAVAHSPLLVNVGIVVVAIVAAGLCFGYRIGVPGPLFFMITFGLSATVMRAAPIAPSTYVLAFVAGCVFAYLVTLAPLVRAADRAVTARPIRELMPGPAWGADSRMLVLRVAIVAALGVLIGIFLDTDRAYWIAGAAIAVIGLTADRRVAMQRAMHRMLGTIVGAGVYVLLSLLHPSGILLALLLGALQFLIEIVVARHYALALTMITPLVLLLVGAATGSIGDLGVAMERVVDTLVGAALGGISGLLHPRAAAVRMP
- a CDS encoding MFS transporter yields the protein MTRTDALRKTTFGALAAVVGFLAFVEFTSGVLQGYYTPMLTDIARHLGIHDADVNWLEGTQLMLSALVVPAFAKLGDMIGHKRMLLVSTALTAAAALVLPFTDSFLVFLIGWALMGFYVVWLPLEIALIWSRSRRMEGRSVITARAAGMLVAALEAGAIIGALAGGALIDILPLWLVLLVPAVLIVVCFFVILFGVKESPELTGGRLDTVGISLISVALIAFTGGLSLLRLPGGLTSVWSWGVVVLGILLVIPFVRWELKHDDPVIDVRMFRSPALGPVFLTAGLFGVSVLGAQAPLSTFARTDPAVYGYGLGTTGFATSLIIGIYLIAMIAGALLFPVIARLTAPRLTLMGASTLVGIGFMLFLPLHGTYLQVIINMVIVGLGSGALVAALPAAAASAAPSTQTGVATGLTNSVKTVGGAIASCVFGIALLNGVVGTGASAADATAGSLSGYMTVWIVCGVTALVAAVLLMFVPKQAFTDNPG
- a CDS encoding M20/M25/M40 family metallo-hydrolase; this encodes MSTVRPGIAARLSQMIQLPTVSAELEQRGLEPFDAFVRLLAAQYPLVHEHLALERHTDLGLLFHWAGREPASDPLVLMAHYDVVPVDESDPWNYPPFEGRIADGSVYGCGALDDKGPLIVVIEAVENLLTDGFVPARDVYLSFGGNEETFGGAALAISEAFRERGITPWLVVDEGGAVVDSPLPFVPGSAAMIGVGEKGVVTLRLSARGDGGHASTPPTQTAVRRIARAVNRLDPSMFPARAPQAISRMLAQFSARTPGLAGIGLGVLSRMPALTARVFARLGGEPAALVRTTVAATMQSGGTAANVIPSQASATVNVRIALGETVDATVLRVRDRIADPLVGIEVLEGSEPSPESATDGAPFALLEEALSVSHPGVPAVPYVMMAATDSRHFHRFSPAVYRFAPLEMSSAQRASIHGVDESVEIAALERGERFHRALIERLQ